One stretch of Francisella sp. LA112445 DNA includes these proteins:
- the rplA gene encoding 50S ribosomal protein L1: MAKISKRMKNIATKIDAEKKYPVTEAFELLKEVSSVKFVESVDVSVALGVDPRKSDQVVRGASVLPNGTGKTVRVAVFAKGPAADAAKEAGADIVGMEDLADEVKKGNMDFDVVIASPDSMRVVGQLGQILGPKGLMPNPKVGTVTMDVAKAVADAKAGQVRYRVDKAGIIHTTIGKVNFDTNALKQNLEQLLTDLKKAKPSVSKGVYLKKVSVSSTMGPGIGVDFSDLNI; this comes from the coding sequence ATGGCTAAAATTTCAAAAAGAATGAAAAATATTGCAACTAAAATAGATGCAGAAAAGAAATATCCTGTAACTGAAGCTTTCGAACTTCTAAAAGAAGTGTCTTCAGTTAAGTTTGTTGAATCAGTAGATGTTTCAGTTGCTCTTGGTGTGGATCCACGTAAATCTGACCAAGTTGTAAGAGGAGCTTCAGTTCTTCCTAATGGTACTGGTAAAACTGTAAGAGTTGCAGTTTTTGCTAAAGGTCCTGCTGCAGATGCTGCTAAAGAAGCAGGTGCTGATATCGTGGGTATGGAAGATCTAGCTGATGAAGTTAAAAAAGGTAATATGGATTTTGATGTTGTGATCGCATCTCCTGATTCTATGAGAGTTGTTGGTCAGTTAGGTCAGATCTTAGGTCCTAAAGGTCTTATGCCGAACCCTAAAGTTGGTACTGTAACTATGGACGTTGCTAAAGCTGTAGCTGATGCTAAAGCAGGTCAAGTTAGATATAGAGTTGATAAGGCTGGTATTATACATACTACTATTGGTAAGGTTAATTTTGATACAAATGCGTTAAAGCAAAACTTAGAGCAGTTATTAACTGATCTTAAAAAAGCTAAGCCTTCGGTATCAAAAGGTGTATATCTGAAAAAAGTTTCTGTATCTAGTACTATGGGTCCAGGAATTGGTGTTGACTTTTCAGATTTAAACATATAG
- a CDS encoding mechanosensitive ion channel domain-containing protein, translating into MQTVNTGGSLLMSIVVALIILVVGFFASKYIRSFTYELLKEYDKTVSQFLANVIYAIFLVLVVVIALGKLGVPISPITGVLTGIVFGISMSLKTSYSIVASGIMLAFSKPFEVGEKVDLGGVTGTVKSIGFLYTKLIDKDGNEIVMSNSMVISKVITRFVETEK; encoded by the coding sequence ATGCAAACAGTTAACACAGGAGGGTCTTTATTAATGAGTATTGTTGTTGCACTAATAATTTTAGTAGTGGGATTCTTTGCTTCAAAGTATATTAGATCATTTACATATGAGCTACTAAAAGAATATGATAAAACAGTCTCTCAATTTCTTGCGAATGTTATATATGCAATATTTCTGGTTTTAGTTGTTGTTATTGCTTTAGGGAAGCTTGGAGTACCAATATCTCCTATAACAGGAGTTTTAACAGGTATTGTATTTGGTATTTCAATGTCTTTAAAAACATCATATAGCATTGTTGCCTCTGGTATTATGCTTGCTTTTAGTAAGCCTTTTGAAGTAGGTGAAAAGGTTGATCTTGGTGGAGTGACTGGTACAGTTAAATCTATAGGTTTTTTGTATACTAAGCTTATAGATAAGGATGGTAATGAGATTGTTATGTCAAATAGTATGGTGATTTCTAAAGTTATTACAAGATTTGTTGAAACTGAAAAATAA
- the rplL gene encoding 50S ribosomal protein L7/L12, with protein sequence MSITKEDILNAVADMSVMDVCDLVKMMEEKFGVSAAAAVAVAGPAVGGEAAAAEEKTDFDVVLVDAGSNKIAAIKAVRAATGLGLKEAKAAVEGTPFTVKEAAAKEEAEELKKQLEEAGAKVELK encoded by the coding sequence ATGTCTATAACAAAAGAAGATATCCTAAATGCTGTTGCTGATATGAGCGTAATGGATGTATGTGATCTAGTTAAAATGATGGAAGAAAAATTTGGTGTTTCTGCTGCTGCTGCTGTTGCTGTTGCAGGTCCAGCTGTTGGTGGCGAAGCTGCTGCTGCTGAAGAGAAGACTGATTTTGACGTTGTTTTAGTTGATGCTGGTTCAAACAAAATCGCTGCTATTAAAGCGGTAAGAGCTGCTACTGGTCTAGGTCTTAAAGAAGCTAAAGCTGCTGTAGAAGGTACACCTTTCACAGTTAAAGAAGCTGCTGCTAAAGAAGAAGCTGAAGAGCTTAAAAAACAACTTGAAGAAGCTGGCGCTAAAGTTGAGCTTAAATAA
- the tuf gene encoding elongation factor Tu → MAKEKFERSKPHVNVGTIGHVDHGKTTLTAAITKVMAEKNGSQARNFDEIDNAPEEKARGITINTSHVEYESPNRHYAHVDCPGHADYVKNMITGAAQMDGAILVCSAADGPMPQTREHILLSRQVGVPYIVVFLNKCDMVDDEELLELVEMEVRELLDQYEFPGDDTPIVMGSALKALEGEEQYVEKIVELVQAMDDYIPAPERDTDKPFILPIEDVFSISGRGTVVTGRVERGVINVGDEVEVVGIRPTQKTTVTGVEMFRKLLDRGEAGDNVGILVRGLKRDDVERGQVLCKPGSIKPHTKFEAEVYVLSKEEGGRHTPFFKGYRPQFYFRTTDITGAVELPEGVEMVMPGDNVKMTITLINPIAMDEGLRFAIREGGRTVGAGVVAKIIE, encoded by the coding sequence ATGGCTAAAGAAAAATTTGAACGTTCGAAGCCGCACGTAAACGTAGGTACTATTGGTCACGTTGACCACGGTAAAACTACTCTTACTGCTGCTATCACTAAAGTTATGGCTGAGAAAAACGGTTCTCAAGCAAGAAACTTTGATGAGATCGATAACGCACCTGAAGAAAAAGCACGTGGTATTACTATTAATACTTCACATGTAGAGTATGAGTCTCCAAACAGACACTATGCTCACGTTGACTGTCCAGGACACGCGGACTACGTTAAAAACATGATTACTGGTGCTGCTCAAATGGATGGTGCTATCTTAGTATGTTCTGCTGCTGATGGTCCTATGCCACAAACTCGTGAGCATATCCTACTTTCTCGTCAGGTTGGTGTACCATATATCGTTGTTTTCTTAAACAAGTGTGATATGGTTGATGACGAAGAGTTATTAGAGTTAGTTGAAATGGAAGTTCGTGAGCTTCTTGATCAATACGAGTTCCCTGGTGATGATACTCCAATCGTTATGGGTTCTGCTCTTAAAGCCTTAGAAGGTGAAGAGCAATATGTTGAGAAAATTGTTGAGTTAGTTCAAGCTATGGATGACTACATCCCAGCTCCTGAGCGTGACACTGACAAACCATTCATTCTTCCAATTGAAGATGTATTCTCAATCTCAGGTCGTGGTACTGTTGTAACTGGCCGTGTTGAGCGTGGTGTAATCAACGTAGGTGACGAAGTTGAAGTTGTTGGTATTCGTCCAACTCAAAAAACTACTGTAACTGGTGTTGAGATGTTCCGTAAGCTTCTTGATAGAGGGGAAGCTGGTGATAACGTTGGTATCCTAGTTCGTGGTCTTAAGAGAGATGATGTTGAGCGTGGTCAAGTATTATGTAAGCCAGGTTCAATTAAGCCGCATACTAAGTTTGAAGCTGAAGTATATGTTCTTTCAAAAGAAGAAGGTGGTAGACATACTCCATTCTTCAAAGGATATAGACCTCAATTCTACTTCCGTACTACAGATATTACTGGTGCTGTTGAGCTTCCAGAAGGTGTTGAGATGGTAATGCCAGGTGATAACGTTAAGATGACTATCACTCTAATCAACCCAATCGCTATGGATGAAGGTCTACGTTTCGCTATCCGTGAAGGTGGTAGAACTGTAGGTGCTGGTGTTGTTGCTAAAATTATCGAGTAA
- the secE gene encoding preprotein translocase subunit SecE yields the protein MKKNQNFNNNKVWVSGATKATEVVKISKSKNMLLWVVAAAIIVLGVVATMYSDVLGTTYSTFNTSLVVVVVLLALVVARFTNQGRRFWAFFQASKLELAKVVWPTRKETMTITAMVIAVVVIFALIISLFGVIFETFIQYFLG from the coding sequence GTGAAAAAGAATCAAAATTTTAATAATAATAAGGTTTGGGTTAGTGGGGCGACTAAAGCTACTGAAGTAGTAAAGATCTCTAAGTCTAAGAACATGCTTCTATGGGTTGTTGCTGCGGCAATAATAGTTTTAGGTGTTGTAGCTACTATGTACTCAGATGTATTGGGAACTACATATAGTACTTTTAATACGTCGCTAGTTGTTGTTGTGGTTTTGCTTGCTCTAGTGGTTGCAAGATTTACAAATCAAGGTCGTCGTTTTTGGGCTTTTTTCCAAGCTTCAAAGCTGGAATTAGCAAAGGTTGTTTGGCCAACTCGTAAAGAGACTATGACAATTACAGCTATGGTGATCGCTGTTGTTGTTATTTTTGCACTGATAATATCTTTGTTTGGTGTTATATTTGAAACTTTTATTCAATATTTTCTAGGTTAA
- the rplK gene encoding 50S ribosomal protein L11: MAKKKIEAIIKLQVAAGKANPSPPIGPALGQHGVNIMGFCKEFNAKTQGMEPGMPIPVEISVYSDRSFTFEMKTPPASYLIKKAVNVKSGSSNPSKDFVGTITREQLEEIAKVKDPDLTAADMDAAVRIIAGSARSMGVKVEGVE, translated from the coding sequence ATGGCTAAGAAGAAAATAGAAGCTATTATTAAGTTGCAAGTAGCAGCTGGAAAAGCAAACCCGAGTCCACCGATTGGTCCTGCACTAGGTCAGCACGGTGTTAACATTATGGGTTTCTGTAAAGAGTTTAATGCTAAGACACAAGGTATGGAACCAGGTATGCCAATTCCTGTTGAAATATCTGTATATAGTGATCGTAGCTTTACTTTTGAAATGAAAACGCCACCGGCTTCTTATTTAATTAAGAAAGCTGTCAACGTTAAATCAGGTTCATCAAACCCATCAAAAGATTTTGTTGGAACTATTACTCGTGAGCAATTAGAAGAAATCGCTAAAGTAAAAGATCCTGACTTAACAGCTGCTGATATGGATGCTGCTGTAAGAATTATCGCTGGTTCTGCTCGTAGTATGGGCGTAAAAGTAGAAGGGGTTGAGTAA
- the rpoB gene encoding DNA-directed RNA polymerase subunit beta: protein MSYSYAEKKRIRKEFGVLPHILDVPYLLSIQTESYKKFLNADEAKGRLHSGLELVLKQSFPVESKNGQYELHYVDYQIGEPSFDETECQVRGATYDAPLNVKLRLVVYNKEALPNEKIVEDIREEYVYMGDIPLMTTNGTFIINGTERVVVSQLHRSPGVFFSKDDSEEGAFSARIIPYRGSWLDFEFDAKGIVWARIDRKRKFCATVILKALGYTQEEILENFSDSKTITFDSKGFALKLDDLPSMKGELLKFDIVDDQGKTIVKKNKKLTSRDVKKIKDSGIDSVAIDFDLVSTLRVAKDIVNEATGEVIAYANDDVTESLLEACVGVGMLELEVIDFITTEKGRYISDTLKYDLTKNTDEALVEIYKVLRPGDPPAAASVKALFEGLFFIESRYSLSDIGRMKLNARLGSDKVSKDIYTLENSDIVGVLEELINIRDGKGKVDDIDHLGNRRVRSVGEMVENQFRIGLYRVEKGIRESMSLVHKDKLMPKDIVNSKPITAAIKEFFTSGALSQFMDQDNPLSEVTHKRRISALGPGGLSRDRAGFEVRDVHATHYGRLCPIETPEGPNIGLINSLASYSRVNDFGFLEAPYRKVVDGRVTDEIEYLSAIDEDNYVIAQASTELDKDNHFVEDLIQCRSGGEAIFTESSRVQYMDVSAKQMVSAAAALIPFLEHDDANRVLMGANMQRQAVPTLKADKPLVGTGMEKIVARDSGNCIIARNAGEIAEVDSNRIVVKVDTDKSKDNKLVDIYSLTKFKRSNKNTCINQRPIVNVGDKVEAGDILADGFATDFGELSLGHNLMVAFMPWNGYNFEDSILLSERIVKDDKYTSIHIEEFTCVARDTKLGPEEITADIPNVSESGLAKLDESGIVHIGANVEAGDILVAKITPKAEQQLTPEERLLRAIFNEKASNVADSSLRMPSGTSGTVINVQVFENDKGGKSLRALQIEKEQINKARKDFDEEFAVIESVVRSSVESDIVGAKVLKAKGLKKGAVLTKEFLEKLPFAKWLEISFEDEKLNDRVEKAKEYYDEAKIAIDAKFEIKKKSITQSNELSPGVLQTVKVFVAIKKRIQPGDKMAGRHGNKGVVSRVLPVEDMPYMEDGTPVDVCLNPLGIPSRMNIGQILEAHLGLASYGLGKRVEKTLEQTRKAAELRKTLEEVYNSVGNKKVDLESLSDEEVLTLCENLKDGVPIATPVFDGAREEDIKSLLKIGGFASNGQMKLFDGRTGQAFDRNVTVGYMYMLKLDHLVDDKMHARSTGSYSLVTQQPLGGKAQFGGQRFGEMEVWALQAYGAAYTLREMLTVKSDDIAGRSKMYKNIVDGKLTMSVDVPESFNVLRNEVRALGIDMDFDHSSEEE from the coding sequence ATGTCTTACTCATACGCTGAGAAAAAAAGAATTCGTAAAGAGTTTGGGGTTCTTCCTCATATCTTAGATGTACCATATTTACTTTCGATTCAAACAGAGTCTTATAAAAAGTTCTTAAATGCTGATGAAGCTAAAGGTAGACTTCACTCTGGTCTTGAATTAGTGCTAAAGCAATCTTTTCCAGTAGAAAGTAAAAATGGTCAATATGAACTTCATTATGTTGATTACCAAATAGGTGAGCCTAGTTTCGATGAAACTGAGTGTCAAGTGCGTGGTGCAACTTACGATGCTCCGTTAAATGTTAAATTAAGGTTAGTTGTATATAATAAAGAAGCTCTTCCAAATGAAAAAATAGTAGAAGATATTAGAGAAGAGTATGTGTACATGGGTGACATTCCATTAATGACAACAAACGGTACATTTATTATCAATGGTACTGAAAGAGTTGTGGTGTCACAGTTACATAGATCACCTGGCGTCTTTTTTAGTAAAGATGATTCAGAAGAAGGTGCATTTTCAGCACGTATTATTCCGTATAGAGGATCTTGGCTTGACTTTGAGTTTGATGCAAAAGGCATCGTATGGGCTAGAATTGATAGAAAAAGAAAATTCTGTGCTACAGTAATTTTAAAAGCTCTTGGATATACTCAAGAAGAGATATTAGAAAATTTCTCAGATAGTAAAACTATTACTTTTGATAGTAAAGGTTTTGCCCTTAAGTTAGATGATTTACCTAGTATGAAAGGTGAACTACTTAAGTTTGACATTGTGGATGATCAAGGCAAAACAATAGTTAAGAAAAACAAGAAATTAACATCTAGAGATGTTAAGAAAATTAAAGATTCAGGCATCGACTCTGTTGCTATAGATTTTGACTTAGTAAGTACTCTTAGAGTAGCGAAAGATATCGTTAATGAGGCTACTGGTGAAGTTATAGCATATGCAAATGATGATGTTACAGAGAGCTTATTAGAAGCATGCGTTGGTGTGGGCATGCTTGAGCTAGAAGTTATCGATTTCATAACTACTGAAAAAGGTAGATATATTTCTGATACTCTAAAGTATGATCTAACAAAAAATACTGATGAAGCTTTAGTTGAAATTTATAAAGTACTAAGACCTGGTGATCCTCCAGCAGCTGCATCAGTTAAAGCATTATTTGAAGGCTTATTCTTTATCGAAAGCAGGTATAGCTTATCTGATATCGGTAGAATGAAGCTAAATGCTAGATTAGGTTCAGATAAAGTTTCTAAAGATATTTATACTCTAGAAAATAGTGATATCGTTGGCGTATTAGAAGAGCTAATTAATATTCGTGATGGTAAAGGCAAGGTTGATGATATCGATCACTTAGGTAATAGACGTGTGCGTTCTGTTGGTGAGATGGTTGAAAACCAATTTAGAATAGGTCTTTACCGTGTAGAAAAAGGTATCCGTGAAAGTATGTCTTTAGTACATAAAGATAAGCTTATGCCTAAAGATATCGTAAACTCTAAGCCGATTACAGCTGCGATTAAAGAGTTCTTTACATCTGGTGCGTTATCACAGTTTATGGATCAGGATAACCCATTATCAGAAGTTACGCACAAGCGTAGAATTTCTGCATTAGGTCCAGGTGGTTTATCACGTGATAGAGCTGGTTTTGAGGTTCGTGACGTTCACGCAACTCACTATGGTAGATTATGTCCAATTGAGACTCCAGAGGGTCCAAACATTGGTCTTATCAACTCATTAGCTAGTTACTCTAGAGTAAATGACTTTGGTTTCTTAGAAGCCCCATATAGAAAAGTTGTTGATGGTAGAGTTACTGATGAGATCGAATACTTATCAGCTATCGATGAAGATAACTATGTAATTGCACAAGCTTCTACAGAACTTGATAAAGATAATCACTTTGTTGAAGATCTTATTCAGTGTCGTTCAGGTGGTGAAGCAATATTTACAGAATCTAGCAGAGTTCAATATATGGATGTTTCTGCTAAACAGATGGTTTCAGCAGCAGCGGCACTAATACCTTTCCTAGAGCACGATGATGCTAACAGGGTATTGATGGGTGCGAACATGCAACGTCAAGCTGTACCAACTCTTAAAGCAGATAAGCCTTTAGTTGGTACTGGTATGGAGAAGATTGTTGCTAGAGATTCAGGTAACTGTATCATAGCTAGAAATGCTGGTGAAATTGCGGAAGTAGATTCAAATAGAATCGTAGTTAAGGTAGATACTGATAAGTCTAAAGACAATAAGCTAGTTGATATCTATAGCCTAACTAAATTCAAGCGTTCAAATAAAAATACTTGTATTAACCAACGTCCAATAGTTAACGTTGGTGATAAGGTTGAAGCTGGTGATATTTTAGCAGATGGTTTTGCTACTGATTTCGGTGAGCTATCTCTAGGTCATAACCTTATGGTTGCTTTCATGCCATGGAATGGTTATAACTTTGAGGATTCAATTTTACTATCTGAAAGAATAGTGAAAGATGATAAGTATACAAGTATACATATTGAAGAGTTTACTTGTGTAGCTCGTGATACTAAGCTTGGTCCTGAAGAGATAACTGCAGATATTCCTAACGTAAGTGAGTCAGGTTTAGCAAAACTTGATGAGTCAGGGATTGTACATATTGGTGCTAATGTTGAAGCTGGTGATATTCTTGTAGCTAAGATCACTCCTAAAGCTGAACAACAACTAACTCCAGAGGAAAGGTTACTAAGAGCAATCTTTAATGAAAAAGCTTCTAATGTTGCTGATAGTTCATTGAGAATGCCAAGTGGTACTTCTGGTACAGTTATCAATGTTCAAGTTTTTGAAAATGATAAAGGTGGTAAGAGCTTAAGAGCACTTCAGATTGAAAAAGAGCAAATAAACAAGGCTCGTAAAGACTTTGATGAAGAGTTTGCTGTAATTGAATCTGTAGTTAGATCTTCAGTAGAAAGTGATATTGTTGGTGCTAAAGTTCTAAAAGCAAAAGGTCTTAAGAAAGGTGCTGTTCTAACTAAGGAGTTTTTAGAGAAACTTCCGTTTGCTAAATGGTTAGAAATATCTTTTGAAGATGAGAAGCTTAATGATAGAGTAGAAAAAGCTAAAGAGTATTATGATGAAGCAAAAATAGCTATTGATGCTAAATTTGAGATTAAGAAAAAATCTATTACTCAAAGCAATGAACTATCTCCAGGTGTACTTCAAACAGTTAAAGTTTTTGTTGCTATCAAGAAACGTATTCAGCCAGGTGATAAAATGGCTGGTCGTCACGGTAACAAAGGTGTGGTATCACGTGTACTACCTGTTGAAGATATGCCGTATATGGAAGATGGGACTCCTGTAGATGTTTGTTTGAACCCTCTAGGTATTCCATCGCGTATGAATATCGGTCAGATTCTTGAGGCTCACTTAGGTTTGGCTTCATATGGTCTTGGTAAGAGAGTAGAGAAAACATTAGAGCAAACTAGAAAAGCAGCTGAGTTAAGAAAAACCCTTGAAGAGGTTTATAATAGCGTTGGTAATAAAAAAGTTGACCTAGAATCTTTAAGTGATGAAGAAGTTTTAACTCTTTGTGAAAACTTAAAAGATGGTGTACCAATTGCAACTCCTGTATTTGATGGTGCAAGAGAAGAAGATATTAAATCTCTATTAAAAATAGGTGGTTTTGCAAGTAATGGTCAGATGAAACTTTTTGATGGCCGTACAGGTCAAGCATTTGATAGAAATGTAACAGTTGGTTATATGTATATGTTGAAGCTTGATCACTTAGTAGATGATAAGATGCATGCTAGATCGACTGGATCGTATAGTTTAGTTACACAACAGCCTCTAGGTGGTAAAGCACAGTTTGGTGGCCAAAGATTCGGTGAGATGGAGGTTTGGGCATTACAAGCATATGGTGCTGCTTATACGCTAAGAGAGATGTTAACAGTTAAATCAGATGATATAGCTGGTAGATCTAAAATGTATAAGAATATAGTTGATGGTAAGTTGACTATGAGTGTTGATGTTCCAGAATCATTCAATGTTCTAAGAAATGAAGTTAGAGCACTGGGTATAGATATGGATTTTGACCATTCATCTGAGGAAGAATAA
- the rplJ gene encoding 50S ribosomal protein L10, whose amino-acid sequence MALRIEDKKAIVAEVAENVSTALSAAVADYRGLTVNEMTSLRKQARESGVYLRVVRNNLARLAIKGTDFECLGDALKGPLVLALSKDEPGAAAKLFKNFQKDHSVFEVKNLAMSGELFGPEKLDDFAKLPSREEALATLLSVMQAPVTKFVRTLNEIPSQAVRVFAAVGDSK is encoded by the coding sequence ATGGCACTTAGAATAGAAGACAAAAAAGCAATTGTCGCTGAAGTTGCTGAAAATGTCTCTACAGCATTGTCTGCAGCAGTTGCAGATTACCGTGGTTTGACTGTTAATGAAATGACTTCATTAAGAAAGCAAGCGCGTGAGTCTGGAGTTTATTTAAGAGTTGTTCGTAACAACTTAGCACGTTTAGCAATTAAAGGAACTGATTTTGAGTGTCTTGGTGATGCTCTTAAAGGTCCTCTTGTTCTTGCTCTTTCTAAGGATGAGCCAGGTGCGGCAGCTAAGCTATTTAAAAACTTCCAAAAAGATCATAGTGTCTTTGAAGTTAAAAATTTAGCTATGTCTGGTGAACTGTTTGGTCCTGAAAAGTTAGATGACTTTGCTAAGCTTCCTAGTAGGGAAGAGGCACTTGCTACATTACTTAGTGTTATGCAAGCACCAGTTACTAAGTTTGTTCGTACTCTTAATGAGATTCCTTCTCAAGCTGTACGAGTATTTGCTGCTGTTGGAGATAGTAAATAA
- the nusG gene encoding transcription termination/antitermination protein NusG — MLWYVVQVHSGYEKRVKTQLEENIEIAGLQKSFGRILVPTENVVEMKGGQKRKSERKYFPGYVLIEANLTTEAWDVIKAVPRVLTVVGSRGKPIPLSKPEVERILGFMESGEAAVEPRLRKSYQVGEVVRVLEGPFNDFTGVVEEVNYEKSRLRVAVSIFGRSTPVELEFSQVEKES, encoded by the coding sequence ATGCTTTGGTATGTTGTGCAAGTGCACTCTGGTTATGAAAAAAGAGTGAAGACTCAGCTTGAAGAGAATATTGAGATAGCGGGTCTACAAAAAAGTTTTGGTAGGATTCTAGTTCCTACTGAAAATGTTGTTGAAATGAAAGGTGGTCAAAAACGCAAGAGTGAGAGAAAGTACTTTCCTGGATATGTTTTGATCGAAGCAAATTTAACTACTGAAGCTTGGGATGTTATTAAGGCAGTTCCTAGAGTATTAACGGTAGTTGGTTCAAGAGGTAAGCCGATTCCATTAAGTAAGCCTGAAGTTGAGAGGATTTTAGGGTTTATGGAAAGTGGTGAAGCTGCTGTTGAGCCTAGATTAAGAAAATCTTACCAAGTTGGTGAGGTTGTTAGGGTTCTTGAAGGACCGTTTAATGACTTTACTGGTGTGGTAGAAGAAGTTAACTATGAGAAATCAAGATTAAGAGTTGCAGTATCTATTTTTGGTAGATCTACGCCTGTTGAACTTGAGTTTTCACAAGTTGAAAAAGAATCTTAA
- a CDS encoding AAA family ATPase gives MQKNFFSTDNSLYLSNGEKILLNDQQLEAVNQIKKFLKSSDNFFLLSGFAGTGKTTVVKKILDEYPKKAVVSAPTRKANAVISQATVSHGYTIHSLLGLQPDINLENFNPNDPVFGQIKKATIGYYDLIVIDEASMINKDLLDLITTELRNSSKVLFLGDEAQIPPVGDKSSPVFDLENRANLTMLMRQSEDNPLAELSQKLRGAEENLPEFLVERQTLLNDLGDGIVFKSTNESFREELKRVFSSSYAKTDPNYAKLIAWRNKTVMQANLIIRELVFGQNAKQLEKGDVLTGYRAVKAKQRDAFLINNGVDYKVVNVSDRLKNANGIYGYEVTVLEKSRLFRGFDEKSMFIVDVQESDNLHDYAEIHDALLAQARGDRKWSIYNSFRRDNVLMKDIECYRDGSLRDKNCWIRKDLDYGFAITVHKSQGSTYKKVFVLLKDIVLNKNIAERNQILYVAITRPQKLCVVL, from the coding sequence ATGCAAAAAAACTTCTTCTCTACAGATAATAGCCTTTATCTATCAAATGGCGAGAAAATACTTCTTAATGATCAGCAGCTAGAAGCAGTCAATCAGATCAAAAAGTTTTTAAAAAGTAGTGATAATTTTTTTCTTCTTTCAGGGTTTGCAGGGACGGGTAAAACTACGGTTGTTAAAAAAATTCTTGATGAATATCCTAAAAAGGCTGTTGTTTCAGCGCCAACGCGTAAGGCTAATGCTGTTATATCTCAAGCTACAGTTTCCCATGGCTATACTATACATTCTCTTTTAGGGTTACAGCCTGATATTAATCTTGAGAATTTTAATCCTAACGATCCTGTATTTGGTCAAATCAAAAAAGCTACGATAGGGTATTACGATCTTATAGTTATTGATGAGGCAAGTATGATTAATAAAGATTTGCTTGACCTTATTACTACAGAATTACGTAATTCATCAAAGGTCTTGTTTTTGGGTGATGAAGCGCAAATTCCTCCTGTTGGAGATAAGTCTAGTCCTGTTTTTGATTTAGAAAATAGAGCTAATCTTACTATGCTAATGCGTCAATCTGAAGATAACCCTTTAGCAGAGCTTAGTCAAAAGCTAAGAGGTGCAGAGGAAAACCTTCCTGAGTTTTTAGTTGAGCGACAAACTCTATTAAATGATTTAGGAGATGGAATTGTATTTAAATCAACTAATGAAAGCTTTAGAGAAGAGCTAAAGCGTGTTTTTAGTTCAAGTTATGCAAAAACAGATCCAAATTATGCAAAGCTAATCGCTTGGCGTAACAAGACAGTGATGCAAGCTAATTTGATTATTCGAGAGCTAGTATTCGGCCAAAACGCAAAACAGCTTGAAAAAGGAGATGTTTTAACAGGGTATCGTGCTGTTAAAGCTAAACAAAGAGATGCTTTTCTGATTAATAATGGTGTTGACTATAAAGTAGTTAATGTCTCAGATAGATTAAAGAATGCTAATGGTATATATGGGTATGAGGTAACAGTATTAGAAAAATCGAGACTATTTCGAGGCTTTGATGAAAAAAGTATGTTCATCGTCGATGTTCAAGAGTCTGATAATCTACATGATTATGCTGAGATTCATGATGCTTTGTTGGCACAAGCAAGAGGCGACAGGAAATGGAGTATCTATAATAGTTTTCGTAGAGACAATGTTTTGATGAAAGATATAGAGTGTTACAGAGATGGAAGTTTGAGAGATAAAAACTGTTGGATTAGAAAAGACTTAGATTATGGATTTGCGATAACAGTACATAAGTCTCAAGGCTCCACATATAAAAAAGTTTTTGTCTTGTTAAAAGATATTGTATTGAATAAAAATATTGCTGAAAGAAACCAAATTTTATACGTGGCTATAACAAGGCCGCAAAAGTTGTGCGTAGTGCTATAA